CCCTGGCCTGGTACAGTAATTACAATGTTATTAACATCGGGTTTCGGAAAAAGTTTGGGGAGAATCCCTATTCTTTCATTAAAAACACGGTCAGAGTCAAAGTAAAGCCACTCTATAATATATGGGCGATACATTGATAAAATAATCTTCTGTGATGAGAAAGTTTGTTTCTCCCCTATAATCAATTTTTGTTTTAATCTACTACTCCATTTTACTTTATACGGTTCATTATGAATAAAATCATCAATATTTTTATCTGATATATCACCAGCATGATAAGTTTCTACAGCTTTGTTATACTCATCTATCATTGTACTAATATTTTCCTCGAGATCATCATGGGAATAGTTGTATACCCATGCGTCTCGATTAGTACTAACTCCAAGGCTATATTCATTAAAAATCACATCATGTCTCACAGCGTTCTTATCTTTGTTCCCCATGGAAGGGAATGTAGTAAATTGATCACTTCGCTGGTTTATCCAATCATACGATTTATTAGGTTTAATTTGCTCCCAATTCACACGACTTATGTCCTGATATTCTTTCAGTTTGGCCAGCTTTTCCTCTCTACTTAAATAATCACCAATATTATGATAGCAAATCGTAGCAGGCCCTCTATGATTTTTATCCTTTACAAGTATAAGTAAGGCTACACCTGAACGACTACCTTGTCCAAATATCTTACCACCTTCTTTACGCCATGCTTCACCTGATAGTCGTGCATTTCCACGCAAATTAAGTACATAAACTTTGCTAAATTCCTCAGCTAAATGTTTTCTTAATCCTGCAGTTAAATTACTGTCAATGAATCCATTGTTTGTTACAAAGGCAATAACACCTTTATCTTCAATACGATCTGTTGCAAGACGAATAGCACGAATATAGCTGTCATATAGTGCATTTTTTAAGGTTACTGTTGTATGAGCAGCATATGTTTTTTGTATTTTTTCATCTAGCTTTTCATATTTCAAATTTTGATTGTTCATCCCCTCCATTTCCTGACGAGAATACCAAGGAGGATTTGAAAGGATAACATTGATTTTAGCCTGCTTTTGTTGCCTTAAAGACTCTGTGTATCTTTCAGGGAACAGTTGATTATCTATTGTGTTTTCATCTTCCATGAGCTGGAAAGAATCGGTGAGTATAAGACCTCCAAAAGGCTTATGTTCTCCTGTTATTTCGTAATAAGTACTTTCTATGTTGGCTAGAGCGATGTAGTATGGCAATAGTAGTATTTCATTTCCCCATATTTCTTTATTATATTTTTCTTTTAGCTTTTCAGGGGGAATAAAGTGCATAAGCCGTGACAAAAACGTGCCTGTACCTGTAAACGGCTCTAAAATAACAACATCTTTATCTGCTAAGGAGCATGAAAATTCTTCCTGCAATACAACATCTACACTTTTGACTAGAAAGTCTACTAACTCAACAGGTGTATATACAATTCCTAAGCGATCAGAGGTTTTAGGAAAAGCTGTTTTGAAAAAGGTATCATAAAGGTTACTGAGAAACTCTTGTCTCTCTGCTTCCTTATCCATACCCCGGGCACGATTATATACACTGTGGTAGAAGCCTTGTAATGTCCCTGTTTCCTTTTCAATAAATTCCTTGAATAAATCAGTAATTCGGTCTAAAGCCTGAGAAACCGGATTATGGGAAAGAAAAGCATATTGTTCAAAGATAACATCAAAAATTGGTTTGGTAATAATATGCTGAACAAGCATGGCCAGGGCATCATCTTTAGTTACCATCGGATTAATTACGTCATGAAGTGAACGTAAAAAGTTGTCGAAAGTTGTTCTAGCTTGTTCACCTAGTTCACTGTCATGCTCCAATACTTGCTTAATATGTCTCTCTATTCTACTGGCCACTTCAGCCACATCTTTGGCCCATGTTTCAAAATACCGTCGATCTCCCACTCGTTCGACTATTCGTCCAATCAGCGCCCGGCGTAATTTCTCACCAAATAGATCCGCAGCAAGTTGTTGCCATCTTTCTTCTACGTCAATAATAATTTTGTCGTCATCATCACCAATATATTTTGTTGCTTTATTTGATTTTGTAGCTTTAAGCCAGACAGACCTTACCTCTGCATCCAAACGATCATCAATCGAACGTAAAGCTCCAAGTACTTCCCACACCGTTTTAAATTCTTCGTTCTTATCCAAAGCCTCTTCGGGGTCTTGTTCAGGATTAGCGAGAACTGGAATAATGACATAGCCATACTGTTTGCCTTCAGCTTTTCTCATGACACGACCCACAGCTTGAACAATATCCACGACTGAACGGCGGGGTCGCATAAATACTACCGCATCCAATGCAGGCACATCTATGCCTTCAGTTAGAACTTTGGCATTACTTAGTATGCGGGTAACTTTTGAATCAAAACTTTGTTTAAGCCATGCTATCTTTTGTTTACGCTCTGAAGCAGTCATGGAGCCATCAACATGAACAACTTCAAATGTCCGGCTGGTTACCTCATTGATCATGTCAGAGGCATATAATTCCACGGTATCTCTAAATTTTCTGGCAAACTGCCTGGACTCACTGATTTTACCTGTAAATACAACTGCTCGTTTTAACGGCTCTATTTTAGTGTTTTGAAGATAACCGTTCAGGGCACGCCAACACCCG
The genomic region above belongs to Caldalkalibacillus uzonensis and contains:
- a CDS encoding type ISP restriction/modification enzyme, with amino-acid sequence MADDLSFVKKDLRPYQQEAINAVIDGFSRIDRGKLIMPPGAGKTFTALKLSERYVGAGGRVLFMAPSIALVEQPIRAWMEDTDTPLRIFAVTSDHTVGRTDDDQLGDTSILSYPPTTNADELIEGVLSVDDNHMTVVVSTYHSSQVIADAQKNGLPEFDLIIADEAHRTTGVVKAQDPDDSSYYHMVHDNNLIKGKKRLYMTATPRVFIPRVKKKLDEGGYDFYSMDDKEVYGEEFYRLGFGQAVERGILSDYKVVILTVDETEVHEKLLEYLNREDSPEVTEAAKMIGCWRALNGYLQNTKIEPLKRAVVFTGKISESRQFARKFRDTVELYASDMINEVTSRTFEVVHVDGSMTASERKQKIAWLKQSFDSKVTRILSNAKVLTEGIDVPALDAVVFMRPRRSVVDIVQAVGRVMRKAEGKQYGYVIIPVLANPEQDPEEALDKNEEFKTVWEVLGALRSIDDRLDAEVRSVWLKATKSNKATKYIGDDDDKIIIDVEERWQQLAADLFGEKLRRALIGRIVERVGDRRYFETWAKDVAEVASRIERHIKQVLEHDSELGEQARTTFDNFLRSLHDVINPMVTKDDALAMLVQHIITKPIFDVIFEQYAFLSHNPVSQALDRITDLFKEFIEKETGTLQGFYHSVYNRARGMDKEAERQEFLSNLYDTFFKTAFPKTSDRLGIVYTPVELVDFLVKSVDVVLQEEFSCSLADKDVVILEPFTGTGTFLSRLMHFIPPEKLKEKYNKEIWGNEILLLPYYIALANIESTYYEITGEHKPFGGLILTDSFQLMEDENTIDNQLFPERYTESLRQQKQAKINVILSNPPWYSRQEMEGMNNQNLKYEKLDEKIQKTYAAHTTVTLKNALYDSYIRAIRLATDRIEDKGVIAFVTNNGFIDSNLTAGLRKHLAEEFSKVYVLNLRGNARLSGEAWRKEGGKIFGQGSRSGVALLILVKDKNHRGPATICYHNIGDYLSREEKLAKLKEYQDISRVNWEQIKPNKSYDWINQRSDQFTTFPSMGNKDKNAVRHDVIFNEYSLGVSTNRDAWVYNYSHDDLEENISTMIDEYNKAVETYHAGDISDKNIDDFIHNEPYKVKWSSRLKQKLIIGEKQTFSSQKIILSMYRPYIIEWLYFDSDRVFNERIGILPKLFPKPDVNNIVITVPGQGSKKLDLSQYPGHKKVKF